In Lathyrus oleraceus cultivar Zhongwan6 chromosome 2, CAAS_Psat_ZW6_1.0, whole genome shotgun sequence, the DNA window CTCCCTAGATTACAACCGTCTAAACGACCCGTTAATGGAAAaatcggatatgcgtgaaaccgaatggaataACTACGATAGATataatcaaccactatctaaatcaatcgattaactaccacaatccttgatatcgttacctctaataatgcgttaacacaataagagagcaagtaaaatattaatagatttgtgtgagattaattttatcgaacacttggtgagcactcctcaccaagtctcaatttcactcaaattgaatgtgtagaattttactcagttgcaatcaaagtgattgcacaAATTTATCGAACAGCTACTATGCACAACAATCAAGCGAgattgattttactattaatttcacacaaaatataattaatgcagaatttaaagaattaagagaaagagagaacaacaccagatttgtttaggtagttcccattccgtcctcgcttagggtacgtctgccctcaattctaaattTAGAATTGAGATATATTTATTATTAAGTTGCAAAGTTGATATAAGAGaagaaatgatcaccaccaatcaacccctaGTGTTGTTGCAGATCATATTCgcttctctccccttgattcgagttgaaccaagttcTTCAAGCGCTTCGAGCAAACCTCCGGTTAcagctaccttattgcaagaactccacgttctccaaaacttcagctcgACTGATTTCGATTGCAAGTCGCTTGAACtctaagctttcttcacaatcctcccGTTACCAttacttgtttgaccgaacccaccgttcttcaaacttttcGCTCGGCAGAATCTGGGAAGCAAATGTTAGTGCAAAAAAACCtcaattcttggaggacaaaaccccaatggttttattcaataaaaacccacacaaagcctcaacccaaactaagattacacaatcctatttggacgttatcaccacaacaatgcacaatgatcaacaaaaattgttatgtgtaTTTGTTGAGAAATGCAATAGAGAATGAAGATGAAtagcactttggtgtatatctttcacttttcttgttaaTTGTTAaagaagagactctagaatatttatatgatgcatggaccaaaTAACAGACATAACATAATTGTTTTGCACAATTACACAGTAGAAAATTGAGTCCAAGCAGCAaccactcgacctgttcagacccatggcaaaattattcaagtgaagcaggcgatgagtcgactcaaacaggggatgagtcgactcaaacaaagtttttccagggttgagtcgacctatgactcgacctgttcagactCGTGGCTACATGGTTCAAATGGAAATAGGCAATGAGTTGATGCAACatgtggatgagtcgactcattcagtTTTCCCAAGATTGAGTCGACAtgtgactcgacctgttcagacccaAAAATTACGCTTtgagtcatgagtcgactcacaaTTCTTAAACTGCCAAAAATGAGTTTTAAGATGTATTTTGATCAATTTAAAccaatctcttatgaacctaggGTATTAATGATGAtcaagtgcatgattcacatctatgatatgcTCCTATATGCATGGACACGTTGAACTTATACTTTGAACATGTTAGAGGATGGATGtattctatgatatgatgacaccgtcTAAAGTACACGTTATGGGCGACTAGAAAGGTTTGACATTATTAAAATAAGAACCAGGCATCTTTGCCCTCACAAAAGAAAGGTTACCCAAACAGTTTGTCGgattagaactgaaatggacaacattgaaaaagaaaaaaagaggtGTGGTATTTGTCGAGAAATCAGACATATGCGCATAAAATGTCCAAACTGACCCTTCTACTTAGTTATGTCTGGAGTTTTAGTCTATTCAATCGTCGTTATATTTCGTGTATTTTCTTTTTCGACAACAACTTTTATTTAGAGCGTAACATTTCCGTCTACAACACATAAAAGGTGACAACATAATAACAACTTCAAATAAAGATAAAACACATCAAATATTCCAACACGTTATAACAACTAATCACTCCAACACCTTTTATCATATTATCATATTAAACGACAACAGCTAAAACAAGTGGATCTTCAACGCCTCGACTAACTTCTCAATTATGCGCAGAAAACATACAAGTAACATCCATATCATTTTCTACACGATCCCAATAATGCATGTATGTACCATCTGGGCTAGCATCCGTCAAAGTTATGTAAGGACAATAATATTAAATTTTTCTAACACGTCGAATCGGACCGCCCAACTGTCCAAAATTAGCGTTGATGGCATAAACCAATTATCTGAATTTCCATTATGGATTCAAACAAACCCTCGTGTGCTTATCTGTTTAAAAAAAACAATACAACACACAAACATGATTCACAAATATGTGGAACAATGGTTTAATACAACTAATATCTTCATATGTCTTAGCcacctctatttatagaaaatCTAATGgaataaaaaaataatattataacATTGTTTAGGCGGGAAAAAACTGTACCGAAAAATTATTTGTGTGGGAAAAAATATATTACACATTTAAGTACGAAATATATTATGAAATATTAAATATTAGCCACCTCTGTTTATATGAAATATTAAtcttttttatttaatatttaaaatttattaaaaatattatgtaataatttatttaatttgttaAAAAAAATATTCTTTTTTAGAATTATTCTTTTTTaattaaaattcatttttaaattttttatttaatttgtttaaaaaaatattatgtaatttttttttaaaattaaattaaattaaatataatattttaattaatatttaataataattttaatcatttaaaaataattcagaaattaaaaaacaaaaaagcaaaaataaaataCTTCATCCTAGATGGCGCACACCAACTGCACTTCTGGGATGTCCGCCATCTAAGACGGAGGGTGAAAATActtaaaatattaataaaaaatgacaaaaaaaatGGCATTTGAGGATATTATTTTCACAAGGTGGCATTTTGGAAATAAAATTTCATGTAAGTGGCAATGAGGTCAAATACACAAGAAATTTATGTCATATAAATTTTTTACTTTTTAAATataattcaaatcaaatcaacCAAAAATACAAATTCAATATCTTGATAGAATCAATAAAGAATTCAATTCTTAAAACATAGAAAAAAAAACCTTAGCTCTTGAATACAATTACATATTTCTCCTCTCACTTTTTTCTTTCCAACCCTGTATGTTAAATGGGTCCCACGAAAATTGACATCCCAGTCGTAACTAGTCACGTCACTTAAAGTTCCAAATAATAACCAAACGAAATTACGGAAATACCCATAAAATACAACGCGTCTGTTTATCATATACATAGGCATATTCGTTATTAACCACAACCCCCAACTTTATATATAAACACACCACAACCACCAAAAAGAATTATTTATTTTCACTTTCCTCTCTCCGTTTTCTTTCTCCCTAAAAATCAAAAACCAAACACCGACCAAACCTACCCTAAACCAAACCCTTCTCCATTTTCCTCCGTTCCCAATTTTCTCCTCTCCTCGCTCCGATCTCCACTGTCAACAGCGAAATTCGCTTCGTTTCTTCGCCAATCGAGCTGAGAAGAGAGAAAAAAAGAGTGAATCGTTGTTGAGATTTCAACAAATTTAGCTGCATGAGCTGGTTTGGAAAACTGCGTTTATTCTCCAACCTCAATTCGTTTAACTTCGTTACTTCTTTGTTGATTTTTATTCTTCATTTCTCACCTCAATCAAATTCGAATTCTAATAGTAATCGTAATCTAATTAGTAATTTTGATTCTTCCTACAACTATGGAGTCACGAATTAAGATGAATCCCAATTCTCGCAAAGGTTTATTTTCTTTTCTCTCTATAATTTTTGTTGTTTTATTTCTTCTATCAATGTAGTAATTATGATATATTGCTTGGATTATAGATCTGGTGTTAGGATTGTGTGTAATTCAGATATAATTTCGAtgcttttatttttaatttttttgatgattgtaatttttttattgtttaaaaacGAGAATTGAGTTTGAAAACTGATATGACTTATTGGGTTGTTGTTATCATTTGCTAAGTGACGAGTGCAAAGAGTTGTGTTGGTGGTGTTTCTAATAGAGACGTGACGTGTTTTTGTGTCTAATAGAAACTTGTCTTTTGAACAAGTTTTGCTTCTATCTATGTGctgcttgtgtttgtttttgactTGTAGTTTTTTGTGTTGGTGTTCTGCTACTGTAGGTTTTTTCTATGCGAATTTTGACCAGCAGTCTGTGAGGTCGCCGTCTGTTATTGTCATAGGCGGTGGCATGGCCGGGATTGCTGCTGCCCGGGCACTTCATGATGCCTCTTTTCAGGTATTCAAACGAATAATGTAGTTAGCTATTTTCTTTTACTTAATCTCAGTTTATTAAGAGTTTACATGCCGTGCAAATATACAATGTTTGTTTTCTGAGTCTGGCTCTGGCTGCTCATATGGCTATAATTATTCCGTGTTTCTGTACGGCTTGTTGGTTATACCACTACCTTTATTGATTCCCTTGATTTACTCGGGAGGGTCCTATATTCAGTGAGGAATTAATACCTACTAATTGATGACATTTAGAACTAAATGTAACTTTATCTACTTATTGCAGTTGTTTTGTTTTGGCTCAATTTGTAGCTCATCTGTATTCTGTAGGTAAAAATAGTTGTATAAAAGCATTTTATGGTTCCTGGTGAGCTATCCTGGGTTAGACAACTTCAGTTGATTGCTTTGTTGGTTTAAAATTGGATTGGTATTGTACTTTCGTACAACAAAACCACACATTTGAGACAGATTGTCTTTTCCGTTTGGTGACAGATGAGCTAACATATAATTTCTTAATGAAGAGAGACTTCATCCCCTTTATTTACTATTTTATTTTGAACATATATACTTTTGTAGCTAATCTCCTCTTTATCTGTATTGAGAAGGGTTGTACTGAAGTTTACTACTTTTTTCAGGTTGTTCTTTTAGAATCCCGCGATAGAGTTGGTGGCAGGATACACACTGATTACTCATTTGGTTTTCCTGTTGACCTTGGTGCATCATGGTAAAAATTACACTCTTTTCGTCCTGATTTTTTTTCATGTTGAGCAACAATTTTGGTTTAGCATTGCAAGTGACTGACTATGATTCAGGTTGCATGGAGTTTGTAACGAGAATCCTTTGGCTCCGTTGATTGGGAGGCTGGGACTACCTCTTTACCGTACTTGTGAGGATAACTCTGTCCTTTATGATCATGATTTGGAAAGGTAAGTGCATTTCTTTTGTTGTTATATGCGAGTAGTTCTGAGCTTTTGTAATTAATTGAAGATTATATTGCATGCTTCAAAATTTTCTAGGGTCATCTTGAATAGTATGCATTATTGGGTATTTGATTTCTTAATTGAAgttcataattttttttacaGCTATGCACTCTTTGATATGGATGGAAATCAAGTTCCACAAGAGTTGGTTAAAGAAGTTGGTAAAATCTTTGAAACAATTTTGCAAGAGGTATGTCATTTGTTATTTCTATTTATTAGATTTATATGATGCGTTGTTTTTATAGAATTCAGATTTTCAGGAATACAAAATTTTCTAATTGAATGCACAAATGTTTGATTCAACTTTCTGTTTACTATGAACTTCTCATCTAACAATTGGCATTTTGTTAATGCAGACGGATAATGTAAGACAGGAACACAGTGAAGACATGTCCATTCAACGAGCACTTTCAATTGTTTTTGAAAGAAGGCCAGAACTCAGGTCATTATTGCCATTTAATTCAAATTCTTTCACCACCACTCTTTTTTGAAGCTCATCTTGTGTATATATAATTTGATTTTCACTGTTGGATGCAGGTTGGAGGGCCTTTCACACAAGGTGCTTCAATGGTATTTGTGCCGAATGGAGGGCTGGTTTGCCGCAGATTCTGATTCCATATCATTAAAATGTTGGGACCAGGTAATTGGAAGAAACCAAGTTCAACGTGTTTTGGTTCTAATATTTGTATCACCCATTTCAAGTTTCTATCATTGGAATTTGAATTGAAATGCATAAGTCATTTATAGGTGGTGGAGTGGACCGAGTATTCATGCATGGTTTTTTCATTTCAGCGCTTTGTTGTTGATTTGTTGTGCTAGACACATTATTGAAAGACACAATTGTTGAGTAGCAAGCTGTGAATTTTAGGTTAAATGTTAATGTAATGATGTAAGAATGCTAGATGTAAGGGATATAAAAATGAGATTAATAAGTGACTCCATATGGTTACATGACTCATAATATGTTGCACGTAACTTGTTAATTACTATGTGCATTAACATTTTTATTTATAACTTATCCTTGTCTCTATATATCTGCATACAGGAAGAATTGCTCCCTGGTGGTCATGGTCTTATGGTCAGAGGCTACTTGCCTGTTATACATACCCTAGCAAAGGGTCTTGACATTCGACTGGGACACAGGTAGATATTGGTTTGAAGTTTTGTTTTGGATGTCTTTGTCCCGTTTTGTTGGTTAGCTAAAGATAGATAGTACCTATTTTCAGGGTGACAAAGATAGATAGGCGATTTAATGGAGTAAAGGTGACTGCTGAAAATGGGAAGACATTTGTTGCTGATGCTGCTATCATTGCCGTACCCCTTGGAGTGCTGAAAGCAAACATCATAAAATTTGAGCCAAAGCTTCCAGAATGGAAAGAAGCTGCGATTGCTGATATTGGGGTCGGAGTTGAGAATAAAATAATATTACACTTTAAAAATGTATTTTGGCCCAATGTTGAGTTCCTGGGAGTTGTTGCCGATACATCTTATGGATGCAGCTACTTTCTTAATCTTCACAAAGCTGCTGATCACCCTGTTCTTGTTTACATGCCTGCTGGGCGGCTGGCCAAAGACATTGAGAAAATGTCTGATGAAGCAGCTGCCGACTTTGCTTTCACACAACTCAAGAAGATCCTTCCAGACGCCTCCCCACCGGTAACTATAAtagttttaattatttatttaacTATTTTTTATTATGGAATAAAAGTAAGAGGTTCAAAGTGAGGGGATTGAAACAATTGATTTGAAAGATCATTACTAGCATTTTACTTTCTAATGCATGCCCTTTAGTTTAGAGGAGCAAAATCTTTAGAACCATGTTTTGCAGGCAACAATATCCTAAAAATTCATTCCATTTAATTCCCTTGCCTACATTCTCTAGTGATAGTTATATGACTGAATTAAGTGTGTTTGTTTCCTTCATGCAGATTCAATATCTCGTGTCGCACTGGGGTAAAGATATTAATTCACTAGGTTCCTATAGTTATGACGCAGTTGGGAAACCGCATGGTCTGTATGAGAGGTTGCGGGTTCCTGTAGATAACTTATTCTTTGCAGGGGAAGCAACGAGTGTACTATATACAGGGACCGTTCATGGTGCATTCTCTACTGGAACAATGGCTGCCGAAGACTGCAGAATGCGTGTCCTAGAAAGATACGGCGAGTTAGACATATTCCAGCCAGTGTTAGATGAGGGTTCAGCCATACCACTTCTGATATCTCGTTtttgatcatttggatgccttgtGCTGCTGCCCCCTTATTATATTGTCTTTCCTCAATGTTGTTATGAATAATAGACTGGTCAATCTCTGTTTCTCTATAGTTTTGTGATTCCTAGAGGTTGCATAATATCATGAGGTGTTTGGAAAGACCATTTTTTGTGTAATAATTTGGAAACAACATTTAGTTATATATTCCACTATACATTTTGTAAGTTTGGTGTTTTCTCTGTTTAATCTCAATCGGTTTTTAGCCGCCGAActtgaaattttgtttctctgGAGACCAAATATTGTACTCTTTTTAATGCAAATTTTTATAGGATCTTGCTTGCAATATGGTTAGGGCACTCTAAGAATTCTTAGAAAAACATTTAAATTTCCAGTGAACTAAATAAACTGATATTGATAGGAATCCGAAGtaagagaaaagagaaaatagTATTATTGATTGAAGGTGAAACTATTACAGAAGAAGATCCCTGTAATCCCAGAGCTAATGCTCCCAAATTCTAACAACCTACCATGCCATATCCAGCTTAGTTGAGTCCTATACATAGAACAAACCAAACCTATCCTTTTGTGCTGCTGCTGAAGTCTTGTTCCATGCCTGGCACAGAAAAGTTATACAGTAAGAGAAATGCCTCTATATGTTGGCAACCAGTTGATCCAAGGTATCTTCAGCAGACCTCTTGACACGAACAACAGCCTTTTCAACCTACAAACAACATCATAGATCGATTCACACCTTCCCACGCAACAAACATTAATTCAGAACATGAAATAGAAAAATCTTAAGTCTTGATTACCTCTGCAGTCCAATCTGTTCTTGCAGTCAGAATGATCAGTGTAACAGTCTGTATAAAAACTCCAAGGATCATTCCCCACCAGATGCCCTACAGAATCCAAGATTGCATTAACTCCATAACTTTGTACAAATTACAGAACTATATAATCAATGAGAGAACAGTTTTAAACTTACAGCTACTCCTAAAGATGTTTTAAAACCAAGAACACATCCAACAGTAAGACCAATAACATAGTAACATGCCAAGTTTACATAAGCCACTAAAGCTTGCCATCCACTTCCAATTGCAACCCCTGAAAACTTCCAACAGCAAACAAAAGGAGAAATCAGATTCAGAACTAGGAAAAACCGAAACCGGTGCATGTGCTTGTGCTTATAACTTTATTACCTGACAGTATAGGTTGAATGCCATTTAGTAGGACAGAAATGCAAAGCAATGGAGTCAAGGCAGATACTTCATCAATGACTTCAGCATCAGAAGTGAAAAGCTTGCTCAAACCAACCCGGAATATCAAAATAATCGCGGAAAGAGCTATGCTAATGAGGACGCTATTTCCATTCACTACATAGACAGAAAATTTTGCTACTCTCGGATGAGCTGCTCCTAGTTCATTGCTTATTCGCACGCTGCAATCATAAAAAACCCACTTTAACATGTTTGCGCGGAAGTTATTTAAACAAAAAACATCGTTTTCGGTCAATTGTCACTAACCTGGTTGCTGCACCTAGACCCAACATGACTTGCAAATCCCAGTTCCGGTAATACATACTGAAAATGAAAGTATCATGGTTAGATAGATAACATATTGGCAAAAATAATAAGAAACATTATTTTAAGAGAAATTGTTAACATACCAAATGGAAATAGAATCCAATGCCACTGTTGGATTAGAAAGCAACCCTGATATGAGTACTAGTCCTTGATTGTACCATATCTCCAAACTACAAAAACATACATTTCATATTATTAAAAATATGCCGAGATAAACTCGATAGGATTATGTTCAAACGAACATCTTAAACATGCTCAGAGCTATGTCGAGTGAAAGGAAGGATAGTCATACCATAACATGACAGCAGAAGCAACTGTTAGCTTGAAGTAAGGCCAAATTCCTACGAAAGCTCTCATAGTGAAACCCGTCCAAGTTTCTTGGCATTTCGGGCTAAGAATGATGTACAATCCATTTAACAAAACAAGCATCCACCAAGAAAAGCTGAGAGTAAGAGACGCCCCGAGAAGTCCATAGTCTAGAACATAAACAACTAGCCAGCTAAGAAGCACGTGAAGAACGAATACTCCAACCGCCATGTACGCCAGAGGGTTAACAATGTTTTGCGCTTGTAGAAACCTCTGCATTGGACAGCTCAATGCAAATGCATAGAGTTGAGGAATAAGTCCGCGCGCGAAAACTTGGCCTTGCAAGGCTATGCTCTCTACCTGTCCTATGAGTTTCAGAAAATCGCCAGAGAACCAATAGAGAAACGTGAGAATCACCGCTGCTCCCAAATGTAAAATGATCGCTCGTTGCAATGTGATGCACATTGCTGCATACTTTTTCGCTCCGTAAGCTTGTCCACACACAGTTTGCACCGCACTCGCCATTCCCAACTATTcaatatatcaatatatcaaaAAAAATCATAGTTAGGTGATAAAATACATAATAAGAGAATCATATTGATATTCGTATTCGTACCATAATTCCATACGCAAGACCTTGAATTCCGACATTAGCTATAGATGCACCAGCAAGCTCTAGTGAACCCAAATGTCCACTAAACACCAAAGTAGCAAAGCTTAGCATATAATTGAAAAGGTAAACAACAATAGAAGCACCAGAGAGGATCCATAGGAGCCTTGACTCCCAAGCAACAATTTTAAGCCACCATCTCAATCCAATAGGCCTATGTTCCAAGAATTCTTCTATAGCATCTGATGACAAATCTGCAATGTTTGAATGTGACTCAAGCCCCAACAACAACGGTTGGTATTCCCTAGAGCTCATGGTTATGTGCCTTACAACTTGTCTTGCTCTTTAAGGTTTCTCCAATCAAAATATTTATAGTCATTCACATTTACTATAGCTACCCTTCAACATTTTGTGGTTGGCAATGTGATATATGAGCATGATAGAAACAtgagagaattgagagagttttACAATTAGGTATACTTATTGTGAAAGAGGGCCATGCGATCTAGGTGCATTAACTACATGTCAATGTCAATCTTCAATAGACTAAGCATTAGAGTTACAAGGGCCGCCAAGACCACACTTCAACTTTGTGACAAATCTATTTGTTATTTAGGGAAAAAGTGAACATGCCTTAATCAAAGCATACAAGTTTGTTTTTCCAATTGATTTCATACTAAtagattttattttttatgaagAAACTCTTACTATCTCAAATAAACCATTATTTCATAATAATAGATTTACCTCCCAAGTTGACCGAGAAGTACAATGATAGCAATGACAATTTTCTCCTCTAAACATGTGTCAAGCATGTTGAGCAACTGAGGAACAAGTTTGGAATCAGCTCTGTATTAGGAAAGGAAACCAAGGAATTAGGTTGAAGTCTTAAGATATCAACTACATGCTATTTCATAAGTGTGAGAAAAACACAATTTTCAACCATATAACAATGTAATCTTATATCTTGGTAACAAATCACTTATTCAAGCAAATGATATTGAACACAAAGAGAGACATTACAGTTGTGAACTAGAATTATGGCCAATTTTATATTGTTGAATTTTATTAATTTCTACATAACATCAATTCTTGAAACAGCTAATGTTACTTGTCATAAGAGGGTAAGTTATATCCTATGAAGCACGGACATCCCTAGGAGTAGGTGTGCGCAGTGCCCGACATGTGTCAGCATCCGACATTGACACTTTATGACACTCATACGACACGTGTCGGAAAAGTCAGACAATTGCCAATTTGCGTAGTGcgaaattttattttaaaatgaaaaCAAAGTGGGCATTGCTACTAGTTGAACAATTTCTACAATCTAATTTTCTAATTACAATAATTAATTTCAAATTTGTGTGAGTCGATTTGGAAATCGGAAGCCAAAGTTTCGATTAATTAAGTTTGATTCATAGCTCATTATACAAAGTAATAATAGATAGTGATACTTATCAACCAGTCTCTGTGAGATCAACAATCTTTTATACTTAAACGAAACAGCATTGCACTTCAGGCCCTTGTTTTTTAGGATTTGGAATGGAAATGGGTACTTCAGTGATGCTAGGCAAAGATCCACTGAGTTATACAATTAATTGAGTTGCAATTTCCTTAATCTAGTTTTCTAAAATTTTGATATTCACTAATTAAGTTTGGATTTGAATCTTTACCTCGGCTATAAAGGTCTTGATTTCTGTCATAAAGACTTTACTAAGGAATACAATGAGTTATTTGCCATAAGTGAAATTTTTGGGTTTCTACAGTGAAATTAGGTGGTGCTTGAAGCCTTGGTTAAGCCTATTAATTTGATCCAAGAAAAGTTAGGGTAATTTCTCCTTTCT includes these proteins:
- the LOC127117812 gene encoding polyamine oxidase 2, with product MESRIKMNPNSRKGFFYANFDQQSVRSPSVIVIGGGMAGIAAARALHDASFQVVLLESRDRVGGRIHTDYSFGFPVDLGASWLHGVCNENPLAPLIGRLGLPLYRTCEDNSVLYDHDLESYALFDMDGNQVPQELVKEVGKIFETILQETDNVRQEHSEDMSIQRALSIVFERRPELRLEGLSHKVLQWYLCRMEGWFAADSDSISLKCWDQEELLPGGHGLMVRGYLPVIHTLAKGLDIRLGHRVTKIDRRFNGVKVTAENGKTFVADAAIIAVPLGVLKANIIKFEPKLPEWKEAAIADIGVGVENKIILHFKNVFWPNVEFLGVVADTSYGCSYFLNLHKAADHPVLVYMPAGRLAKDIEKMSDEAAADFAFTQLKKILPDASPPIQYLVSHWGKDINSLGSYSYDAVGKPHGLYERLRVPVDNLFFAGEATSVLYTGTVHGAFSTGTMAAEDCRMRVLERYGELDIFQPVLDEGSAIPLLISRF
- the LOC127117811 gene encoding protein DETOXIFICATION 41, coding for MSSREYQPLLLGLESHSNIADLSSDAIEEFLEHRPIGLRWWLKIVAWESRLLWILSGASIVVYLFNYMLSFATLVFSGHLGSLELAGASIANVGIQGLAYGIMLGMASAVQTVCGQAYGAKKYAAMCITLQRAIILHLGAAVILTFLYWFSGDFLKLIGQVESIALQGQVFARGLIPQLYAFALSCPMQRFLQAQNIVNPLAYMAVGVFVLHVLLSWLVVYVLDYGLLGASLTLSFSWWMLVLLNGLYIILSPKCQETWTGFTMRAFVGIWPYFKLTVASAVMLCLEIWYNQGLVLISGLLSNPTVALDSISICMYYRNWDLQVMLGLGAATSVRISNELGAAHPRVAKFSVYVVNGNSVLISIALSAIILIFRVGLSKLFTSDAEVIDEVSALTPLLCISVLLNGIQPILSGVAIGSGWQALVAYVNLACYYVIGLTVGCVLGFKTSLGVAGIWWGMILGVFIQTVTLIILTARTDWTAEVEKAVVRVKRSAEDTLDQLVANI